One segment of Solanum lycopersicum chromosome 1, SLM_r2.1 DNA contains the following:
- the LOC109119555 gene encoding uncharacterized mitochondrial protein AtMg00810-like — MLQTVIAIVASQNWSLYQTVVKNAFLHGDLKEDIYIQPPHCLFLSPTLDSKYESSLFLRKAYACCVLHLVYVDDIIITGTDSSLNTSLQQQLKDFFHMKDLGTLTYFLGSEVHNIASGVFLNQHKYAQDLISLVGLQDSSSVHTPLELNVKYHREEGDILPDPSMFRQLVGNLNYVTITQPDISFAVQQVSQLIQAPCHLHFVAIHRIIRYLLEASTHGLFFPSGSSIRLTTLCDSDWAGCPDTRRSVTGWCMFLEESLISWKSKKQDHVSKSSTEAKYRSMSTACSKVVCLRGLLAEIGFSQSHPTPLHADNTSSIQNFY, encoded by the exons ATGTTGCAAACTGTTATTGCCATTGTTGCTTCACAAAACTGGTCTCTTTATCAAACGGTTGTCAAAAATGCTTTTCTCCATGGTGATCTCAAAGAAGATATTTACATACAACCTCCACATTGTTTGTTCTTATCGCCTACATTAGAT AGCAAATATGAATCATCTTTGTTTCTTCGAAAAGCATATGCATGTTGTGTTCTTCATTTGGTGTATGTAGATGACATTATTATCACAGGAACCGATTCTTCACTAAACACTAGCCTCCAACAACAACTTAAAGATTTTTTtcatatgaaagatcttggtacTCTTACATATTTTTTGGGTTCGGAAGTTCATAATATTGCTTCAGGTGTGTTTCTAAACCAACACAAATATGCTCAAGATCTGATTTCTTTGGTTGGTCTTCAAGATTCCTCCTCCGTACATACTCCATTGGAATTGAATGTAAAGTATCATCGTGAGGAAGGCGATATTCTTCCTGATCCATCTATGTTTCGACAATTAGTTGGAAATCTAAATTATGTTACTATTACTCAGCCTGATATTTCTTTTGCAGTTCAACAAGTTAGTCAGCTTATTCAAGCTCCCTGTCATCTCCATTTCGTGGCTATTCATCGCATCATTCGGTATCTTCTAGAAGCATCTACTCATGGATTATTCTTTCCAAGTGGTTCTTCTATTCGTCTTACTACTTTATGTGATTCTGACTGGGCGGGATGTCCTGATACTCGTCGTTCAGTCACTGGTTGGTGCATGTTTCTTGAAGAGTCATTGATATCTTGGAAGAGTAAAAAGCAAGATCATGTGTCAAAATCTTCAACAGAGGCTAAATATCGATCCATGTCTACTGCTTGCTCTAAGGTTGTATGTCTTCGTGGATTACTTGCTGAGATTGGATTTTCTCAGTCTCATCCTACTCCTCTCCATGCTGATAATACAAGTTCTATTCAAAATTTCTACTAG